One window of Trichomycterus rosablanca isolate fTriRos1 chromosome 2, fTriRos1.hap1, whole genome shotgun sequence genomic DNA carries:
- the LOC134327397 gene encoding LOW QUALITY PROTEIN: WAS/WASL-interacting protein family member 2-like (The sequence of the model RefSeq protein was modified relative to this genomic sequence to represent the inferred CDS: deleted 2 bases in 1 codon): protein MSVPPPPTFNQENVTPPKLSRDEVKGRSVGALLSDICKGAKLKKVAVVNDRSAPMIEKRKEGGANSGGGTSSVGGANSGCVPTAAQQPMSGLFQAGVPKLRPVGDTSMGRTSLQAPPSRPTAPRPPSCPDNSKSLVHQASPSPTPPSAGRRANAPPTPSQKSATPTYNRDKPLPPTPAPPSPASVRSSSSSSSSLAPPPPPPYRQQVSASNGSSSPVNELAPELPQRHNSLSKKPTPRAHAPPPPPPSPSTAPPGSRPPPPVREPPGRGAAPPVPVQSARTSNREAPPPPPYRTHSDAPSRGKPPPPPSRSPATAPPPPPPTRNGHAHNTHSSRCFADDFESKYSFHPLDDFPPPDEYRHVTKIYPSKVNRMVRGAPPLPPVCR from the exons ATGTCGGTTCCTCCTCCTCCTACCTTTAACCAG GAAAACGTGACGCCCCCCAAGCTGAGCCGGGATGAGGTGAAGGGTAGA AGCGTTGGAGCGTTACTCTCTGATATCTGTAAGGGAGCTAAATTGAAGAAGGTGGCGGTGGTGAATGATCGTAGCGCCCCCATGATTGAGA AGCGCAAAGAAGGCGGAGCAAACAGTGGAGGTGGAACCAGTTCTGTGGGTGGAGCCAACAGCGGGTGTGTGCCTACAGCAGCTCAGCAACCAATGAGTGGCTTGTTTCAGGCAGGAGTTCCTAAACTGCGCCCTGTTGGAG acaCATCGATGGGACGAACTTCACTCCAGGCCCCCCCCTCTCGGCCCACCGCTCCTCGACCTCCTAGTTGCCCTGACAACAGCAAGAGTCTTGTTCACCAAGCATCTCCTTCTCCTACACCTCCTTCTGCTGGTCGCCGTGCCAACGCTCCACCCACTCCTTCTCAGAAAAGTGCCACGCCCACCTATAATCGTGACAAGCCCCTCCCACCAACTCCAGCCCCTCCTTCTCCAGCTAGTGTtcgctcctcttcctcctcatcTTCGTCGTTAGCCCCGCCCCCTCCTCCGCCGTATCGGCAGCAGGTTTCGGCGTCTAACGGTTCGTCCAGTCCGGTTAACGAGCTCGCCCCCGAATTACCTCAGAGACACAACTCGCTCAGCAAGAAGCCCACCCCCCGAGCACACGCTCCACCTCCTCCACCCCCGAGCCCCTCTACTGCCCCGCCTGGATCCCGTCCACCCCCTCCGGTACGAGAGCCGCCCGGGAGAGGAGCAG CTCCTCCCgtacctgtgcagagtgcacgcACCAGCAACCGTGAAGCTCCGCCCCCTCCACCTTATCGCACGCACTCCGACGCCCCCAGCAGAGGAAAACCCCCACCTCCGCCCTCCCGCTCCCCGGCTACGGCCCCTCCTCCTCCCCCGCCCACTCGCAATGGTCACGCCCACAACACCCACAGTTCCCGCTGCTTCGCAG ATGATTTTGAGTCGAAATATTCGTTTCACCCCCTGGATGATTTTCCTCCTCCGGACGAGTACAGACACGTGACCAAAATATATCCTAGTAAAGTCAACCGAA tggtTAGAGGAGCTCCTCCACTTCCTCCTGTTTGCCGATGA
- the LOC134327413 gene encoding putative gustatory receptor clone PTE03 has product MDYSINVTYFSLVGHVELEKFRHLYFTITLIIYFFIIFFNSVVIFIIFINKRLHEPMYIFIAALLCNAVIGSTVLYPKLLSDLLSEKQTVSYQFCLLQAFVASVYVASEFTLLSAMAYDRYVSICKPLQYSTIIKMSTVRKLIFLCWFLPSCEMCTGVILTSRLDLCKSKVNRIYCDNYSVVKLSCRETTVNNLYGLFIFSIVVFPPVIFIIFSYIRILTVCLRNSKVFRRKALQTCLPHLIIVINFSINASFEIINNRLESNQIPHIIEMILSIELLLIPPLFNPIIYGLKLQEIFNSIKRLISCQNRARVSF; this is encoded by the coding sequence ATGGATTATTCTATTAATGTTACATATTTTTCTCTGGTGGGACATGTAGAGCTGGAGAAGTTCAGACATCTTTACTTTACAAttactttaataatttatttcttcattattttctttaattctGTTGTAATTTTCATAATTTTCATTAACAAGCGTCTCCATGAACCCATGTACATCTTCATTGCTGCTCTGCTCTGTAACGCTGTGATCGGATCGACTGTTCTTTATCCCAAACTCTTATCTGATTTACTGTCAGAAAAACAAACGGTTTCATACCAGTTCTGTTTACTTCAGGCTTTTGTAGCTTCTGTTTATGTAGCTTCTGAGTTCACGTTGTTATCAGCGATGGCTTATGACAGATACGTGTCCATCTGTAAACCATTACAATATTCAACCATTATAAAAATGTCCACTGTAAGAAAACTCATATTTTTATGCTGGTTCTTACCTAGTTGTGAAATGTGTACAGGGGTAATATTAACATCTCGACTTGATCTGTGTAAATCCAAAGTGAACCGAATTTACTGTGATAATTATTCTGTTGTTAAATTAAGTTGTAGAGAAACTACTGTAAACAATTTATATGGACTTTTTATTTTCAGCATTGTTGTATTTCCACCTGTGATCTTCATCATCTTCTCGTATATTAGAATTCTTACTGTGTGTTTGAGGAACTCAAAGGTGTTCAGGAGAAAAGCTCTCCAGACTTGCTTACCTCATCTTATCATTGTCATTAACTTTTCTATCAATGCATCTTTTGAAATTATAAATAACAGACTGGAATCTAATCAGATTCCTCACATTATTGAGATGATACTGTCGATCGAATTGTTACTGATTCCTCCTCTGTTCAATCCTATTATATATGGATTAAAACTTCAGGAGATTTTTAACAGCATTAAGAGGCTGATTTCATGTCAAAATAGAGCCAGAGTTTCTTTTTAG